A single region of the Sorghum bicolor cultivar BTx623 chromosome 9, Sorghum_bicolor_NCBIv3, whole genome shotgun sequence genome encodes:
- the LOC8067478 gene encoding uncharacterized protein LOC8067478, with protein sequence MSYNKVWEGRQLALKGLHGTWEESFKMLWSFKAELEATCPGSIVEIDCKKNKKNGRVYFSRMFVAIKACVNGFLAGCRPYLGVDSTHLTGKYNGQLAAATAIDGHNWMYPVAYGIFYKETKADWTWFLRQLKRAIGTPPGLTIHTDACKGLETAVHNVFQGDAEHRECFRHLMHNFRKHFDGDVLKYMWPCAWACTAMRHQWLWDRIAENCPAAIPYLQAEHKQLWSRAKFSGECKVDYVNNNISESFNNWIKETKGFPVDVLMDTIRVMIMEKIAMRQHIANKLEGKILPSVINELKMKSRNLKYTIKGSGGLKAEVSGLTKDNYPWRHAVDLESKTCSCGQWHISGKPCTHVIAFIGSLRQIKLDDYVHDYYSVHRFKATYQFEVSPMVDKSQWPIVDLGFQMLPPNLERSAGRPRVKRIKSKGEPGKRGPYQCKRCFQFGHIEKGCREPPTELGVELPQPVPPKSRKRKEKPSISNSTKAPKKSKKAPAAVSTSLVTQTPVSPGPTTRLMAASTSSPLSPGPTTRSRAAAETSPGGIARRLIVG encoded by the exons ATGTCATACAATAAGGTGTGGGAAGGAAGGCAACTTGCACTAAAAGGCCTACATGGCACTTGGGAGGAAAGTTTTAAAATGTTGTGGAGTTTCAAAGCTGAGTTAGAGGCTACATGTCCTGGAAGCATAGTAGAGATTGACTGCAAGAAGAATAAGAAGAATGGCCGAGTTTATTTCAGTAGAATGTTTGTGGCGATCAAAGCATGTGTGAATGGGTTTCTTGCGGGTTGTAGGCCATACCTTGGGGTTGATTCTACTCACCTCACAGGTAAATATAATGGACAGCTAGCTGCAGCAACAGCAATTGATGGACACAATTGGATGTACCCAGTGGCATATGGAATTTTTTACAAGGAGACAAAAGCTGATTGGACATGGTTCTTGAGGCAATTGAAAAGAGCAATTGGTACTCCACCTGGACTCACAATCCACACAGATGCTTGCAAAGGCTTGGAGACAGCGGTCCATAATGTCTTCCAAGGTGATGCTGAGCACAGAGAGTGTTTTAGGCATCTCATGCATAATTTTAGGAAGCACTTTGATGGAGATGTGCTAAAGTACATGTGGCCTTGTGCTTGGGCATGTACTGCTATGAGGCATCAATGGCTTTGGGACAGAATTGCAGAGAATTGTCCAGCAGCAATTCCTTACTTGCAAGCAGAGCACAAACAACTTTGGTCTCGAGCGAAGTTCTCAGGGGAGTGCAAGGTTGATTATGTGAACAACAATATATCAGAAAGCTTCAACAATTGGATTAAAGAGACCAAAGGGTTTCCTGTGGATGTCCTCATGGACACAATTAGGGTTATGATCATGGAAAAGATAGCTATGAGGCAGCATATAGCTAACAAACTTGAAGGGAAAATTCTCCCTAGTGTTATAAATGAGCTGAAGATGAAGAGTAGAAACTTGAAGTACACAATTAAGGGGAGTGGTGGTCTTAAGGCCGAGGTATCTGGATTGACTAAGGACAACTATCCTTGGAGGCATGCTGTGGACCTTGAAAGCAAAACATGTTCATGTGGGCAATGGCATATTTCTggtaaaccttgcactcatGTTATAGCCTTTATAGGTTCCTTGAGACAAATAAAACTCGATGACTATGTGCATGACTACTACTCAGTTCATCGTTTCAAGGCTACTTATCAGTTTGAGGTCAGCCCAATGGTTGACAAGTCGCAGTGGCCTATTGTTGATCTCGGGTTTCAAATGTTGCCTCCAAATCTAGAAAGGTCCGCAGGTAGGCCACGAGTGAAAAGGATTAAGAGCAAGGGTGAGCCTGGAAAAAGGGGTCCTTATCAATGCAAAAGATGTTTCCAATTTGGGCACATTGAGAAGGGTTGTCGTGAGCCCCCTACTGAGCTTGGTGTTGAATTACCGCAACCAGTACCGCCTAAATCTCG gaaaaggaaagaaaaaccaAGTATTTCAAACTCCACCAAAGCTCCCAAGAAATCTAAGAAGGCACCTGCAGCCGTGTCTACTTCCTTAGTCACACAAACACCGGTTAGTCCAGGACCAACAACGAGGTTGATGGCAGCTTCTACTTCTAGTCCTCTTAGTCCAGGGCCTACAACAAGGAGTAGGGCAGCAGCAGAAACGTCACCAGGAGGTATTGCGAGGCGACTTATTGTAGGCTAG